A single Desulfovibrio gilichinskyi DNA region contains:
- a CDS encoding cytochrome c3 family protein produces MKNRYTPLTLIVAVLVIAAASGFLFAPPAQESPVRVVMDNSGGRVIFSHAKHAEDLGYDCADCHHDNIGQDKPLACATCHPVAFDKKFRSEHQKNFPDKKACLRCHDEVPTGPLAKEDRPDTENIPLLSDAFHKQCMGCHEQDGGPYGADSCYKCHAR; encoded by the coding sequence TTGAAAAACAGATATACCCCACTAACTTTAATCGTTGCTGTTTTAGTAATTGCGGCAGCATCCGGATTTCTTTTCGCGCCGCCAGCGCAGGAAAGCCCGGTTCGCGTTGTTATGGATAACAGTGGCGGAAGAGTCATTTTTTCCCACGCTAAGCATGCTGAAGATTTGGGTTATGATTGTGCTGATTGTCACCATGACAATATCGGTCAAGATAAGCCTTTAGCTTGTGCAACATGCCATCCAGTTGCGTTTGATAAAAAGTTCAGAAGCGAACATCAAAAGAATTTTCCTGACAAAAAAGCATGTCTGCGCTGTCATGATGAAGTTCCTACAGGTCCTCTGGCAAAAGAAGACAGACCTGATACTGAGAATATTCCTTTGTTGTCAGATGCTTTTCATAAGCAGTGTATGGGATGCCATGAACAAGACGGCGGACCTTATGGTGCCGATTCCTGCTACAAATGCCACGCGAGGTAG
- a CDS encoding response regulator transcription factor yields the protein MNKILLIDDDPELGELLNTYLGGEGYSVQTECNATNGLKTFHNDTFDLILLDIILPDLSGLSVLDLIRSKSNVPVIMLTGKGDEVDRVVGLEMGADDYICKPFQLRELLARMRAALRRCAMVNEDSTQSVRTSRGKIKVGGIEVNLDSQSILVEGEETHFTAAEFSIIEHLSVSCGKLVEREELMEIALGRTVDFDDYVLNVHMSNLRRKIGESVSIKTIRGRGYMMTAKNQAGA from the coding sequence ATGAACAAAATACTTCTTATTGATGATGACCCGGAACTTGGAGAACTTTTAAATACATATCTTGGTGGAGAAGGGTATAGCGTACAGACTGAATGCAACGCTACTAACGGGTTGAAGACATTTCATAATGACACTTTTGACCTGATTCTACTTGATATTATTCTGCCGGACCTCAGCGGGCTTAGTGTATTAGATCTGATTAGATCAAAATCAAATGTTCCGGTAATAATGCTGACAGGAAAAGGTGACGAGGTTGACAGAGTGGTTGGTCTTGAAATGGGGGCCGATGATTACATTTGTAAACCTTTTCAATTGCGTGAACTGCTTGCCAGAATGCGTGCTGCGTTACGCAGGTGTGCAATGGTTAACGAAGATTCAACACAGTCTGTCAGAACAAGTAGAGGAAAGATAAAAGTAGGCGGGATAGAGGTCAACCTTGATTCTCAATCAATTCTTGTCGAAGGGGAAGAAACTCATTTCACAGCTGCTGAGTTCAGCATTATCGAACACTTGTCTGTAAGTTGCGGAAAATTAGTCGAACGTGAAGAGCTTATGGAAATTGCTTTAGGCAGGACTGTAGATTTTGATGACTACGTGTTGAATGTTCATATGAGCAATTTACGTCGTAAAATCGGCGAATCTGTAAGTATTAAGACAATTCGCGGCCGCGGTTATATGATGACAGCAAAAAATCAGGCTGGCGCATGA
- a CDS encoding RNA polymerase sigma factor, whose product MNANINQIYDNNKSCNAEIFFKENNIRIKNDIGCFLKTKFNYITKYDVEEIFQEVAFKIIKHNYLSKYSSDKSSLNTWLYIISRSVSIDYMRKLQKNYQYIDEYEESPAVDIPKSTITIPKGLLSERQNQVVKMVFWGDMRSVEVAEQLGISPQTVRSIKHQAIAKLRRYFGAETERRIVS is encoded by the coding sequence ATGAACGCAAACATCAATCAAATATATGACAACAACAAATCATGTAATGCTGAAATTTTCTTTAAAGAGAACAATATTAGAATTAAGAATGATATTGGATGCTTTTTAAAGACTAAATTTAATTACATTACTAAGTATGACGTTGAAGAAATATTTCAAGAAGTAGCATTCAAAATAATTAAGCATAACTATTTATCAAAGTACTCCTCAGACAAAAGTTCACTTAATACATGGCTATACATTATAAGTCGTTCAGTAAGTATAGATTATATGCGTAAGTTACAGAAAAACTATCAATATATAGATGAATATGAAGAGTCTCCAGCTGTAGACATTCCAAAATCAACAATAACCATTCCTAAAGGATTGCTTTCCGAAAGGCAAAACCAAGTAGTTAAAATGGTTTTCTGGGGAGATATGCGCTCTGTTGAAGTGGCCGAACAGCTCGGCATTTCGCCCCAAACTGTGCGTAGTATTAAACACCAGGCAATTGCTAAATTGCGCCGCTATTTCGGGGCGGAAACCGAACGGAGGATAGTATCATGA
- a CDS encoding TonB-dependent receptor plug domain-containing protein, with product MIFFRQLFFIIFLFFLILNGLIKPCLAQEKETSNQQLEKLELEDLLDVEVVSPTRRKQSLENIAGSYTILTEEDIKVSGAMSVPEALKVVPGVLVTRMDSDKWSIGIRGFNGVFNSKQLILIDNRPITSPYYSEVIWSNQDLPIELVKRIEVIRGPWTSLWGSESFNGVINIITKSAKELQGTQSVSVVGNDVASQMVRQGGKFTDDGYFMVYAKGSYEPGKSYTVRGGTHKGSRDLVQGTTGFRTDWQNIFTDQFTIQGDISTSSITEQSPPGNPFSADKVKKGYGGYAQFTWDRATGLNSGMQFRTSYSRSETTFDDLEGVSNTIDAEYIYSADQIGINLFTLGLGGRYFWDSFEQGDHVRVRNEKFSRMDFSSFAQDKMTLIEDSLFLTLGLKLDYSEDGNLEPQSTARLLYTADEDEYWLAVSKATRVPSNWAREGRYQVNYNGKRYEIDASGNLDSEELTSVEAGYRRIFSDNLKLDLSLYFNSYDKLITLNYDPDTRIATPASALCGLTYGTEVALDWKVLPRLTLRPSISLSNQDFPGATLNDAGFSPPLNCPVYNLKIQALINLAEKWDLDLFGSYLNTMDDKDLSTGFGVDARLAWHPVDNLSLELIGSSLLSQVNEGNFETTEPSCSLRVIWDF from the coding sequence ATGATTTTTTTCAGGCAGCTTTTTTTTATCATTTTTCTTTTCTTTCTGATTCTGAACGGTTTGATCAAACCGTGCTTAGCTCAGGAAAAAGAAACGAGTAATCAGCAGCTTGAGAAACTTGAGCTTGAAGACCTGCTTGACGTTGAAGTTGTTTCACCAACAAGGCGGAAACAATCGTTAGAAAATATTGCCGGTTCTTATACAATCCTTACTGAGGAAGACATTAAAGTCAGCGGGGCTATGTCTGTTCCTGAAGCTCTTAAAGTTGTTCCGGGTGTTCTTGTCACTCGTATGGATTCCGATAAATGGTCTATCGGTATTCGCGGATTTAATGGAGTTTTTAACAGCAAGCAGCTTATACTTATAGATAATCGTCCTATAACATCTCCTTACTATTCAGAAGTAATATGGTCCAATCAAGATCTTCCTATCGAACTTGTTAAACGAATTGAAGTTATTCGCGGTCCATGGACCAGCCTTTGGGGATCAGAATCTTTTAACGGCGTAATAAATATTATTACAAAATCTGCAAAAGAACTGCAGGGAACTCAAAGCGTTTCAGTTGTCGGTAATGACGTAGCTTCGCAGATGGTTCGTCAAGGCGGGAAATTTACAGACGATGGATACTTTATGGTATACGCCAAAGGTAGCTATGAACCGGGAAAATCTTATACCGTCCGCGGCGGTACACATAAAGGGTCCAGAGATTTAGTTCAGGGAACCACCGGTTTCAGAACGGACTGGCAGAATATTTTTACTGATCAGTTTACAATTCAGGGAGATATTTCAACTTCAAGCATTACAGAGCAGTCTCCTCCCGGGAATCCTTTTTCTGCAGATAAAGTTAAAAAAGGTTATGGCGGGTATGCCCAGTTTACATGGGACAGAGCAACCGGATTAAATTCAGGCATGCAGTTCAGAACCTCTTATTCAAGATCGGAGACAACTTTTGATGATCTTGAAGGCGTTTCAAACACTATTGATGCTGAATATATTTATTCAGCTGATCAGATTGGAATTAATCTTTTTACCTTGGGGCTTGGGGGGAGGTACTTTTGGGATTCATTTGAACAGGGAGATCATGTAAGGGTTCGTAATGAAAAGTTCAGTCGCATGGATTTCAGTTCTTTTGCTCAAGACAAAATGACTCTTATTGAAGACAGTCTGTTTTTGACGCTCGGTCTTAAGTTGGATTATTCGGAAGATGGAAACCTTGAGCCTCAGTCCACAGCCAGGCTTCTTTATACAGCAGATGAAGATGAATACTGGCTGGCCGTTTCTAAAGCAACAAGAGTTCCAAGTAACTGGGCCCGCGAAGGGCGATATCAAGTTAATTATAATGGGAAAAGGTATGAAATAGATGCTTCAGGAAATCTTGATTCAGAAGAGCTTACTTCAGTTGAAGCCGGGTATCGCAGAATCTTCAGTGACAATTTAAAACTTGATCTTTCTTTATATTTTAATAGTTATGACAAGCTGATAACACTTAATTATGATCCCGATACCCGCATTGCTACGCCTGCCAGTGCTCTTTGCGGACTGACTTATGGAACTGAAGTTGCGCTGGATTGGAAAGTTTTACCAAGGCTGACACTTCGTCCTTCCATAAGTTTGTCAAATCAGGATTTCCCCGGTGCAACGCTGAATGATGCAGGATTCTCACCTCCTCTTAACTGTCCTGTATACAATTTAAAAATTCAAGCGTTAATTAACTTAGCGGAAAAATGGGATCTTGATCTTTTCGGTTCATACTTAAATACGATGGATGATAAAGATCTTTCTACCGGATTTGGAGTAGATGCTCGACTTGCATGGCATCCCGTAGATAATCTTTCGCTTGAACTTATTGGTTCAAGTCTTCTCAGCCAAGTCAACGAAGGAAACTTCGAGACAACTGAACCTTCCTGTTCTTTGAGGGTCATATGGGACTTTTAG
- a CDS encoding flagellar hook assembly protein FlgD has translation MSIEAVSSSTTSSTSSSSNSSLTQLDFLTLLTTQMEYQDPTNPVDNTEMVNQMTQYSSLEQEVSTNAKLDTIVDQLTALSAMNSSSYIGKDVTAEGGVVEVTDGVASDVTLNLGSDAASLVVNIYDADGNIVDTKLFSDVTSGDHTLGQTELNPGSTLTSGEIYTLRAAAYDENGDNIDVDLTSVGTVTSVSSESSGVVLTLDDGREVSLADVSFAS, from the coding sequence ATGAGTATCGAGGCTGTAAGTTCCTCAACAACATCGAGCACATCATCGTCAAGCAACTCCTCGCTTACCCAGCTTGATTTTCTGACACTTCTAACGACTCAGATGGAATATCAGGATCCGACGAATCCGGTTGATAATACTGAAATGGTTAACCAGATGACTCAATATTCTTCACTGGAACAAGAAGTATCAACCAATGCAAAGCTTGATACGATTGTTGACCAGCTTACTGCCCTCTCTGCCATGAACAGTTCCAGCTATATTGGAAAGGACGTTACAGCAGAGGGTGGTGTTGTTGAAGTTACAGATGGAGTTGCTTCAGATGTCACTCTTAATCTGGGAAGTGATGCAGCATCACTCGTAGTCAATATTTATGACGCGGACGGTAACATTGTGGACACCAAACTATTTTCAGATGTCACTTCCGGTGATCACACATTAGGTCAAACCGAACTTAATCCCGGCAGCACACTTACTTCAGGAGAAATCTATACCCTTCGCGCTGCGGCCTACGATGAAAACGGTGACAATATTGATGTGGACCTCACATCAGTTGGAACAGTCACGAGCGTCAGTTCTGAAAGCAGCGGAGTTGTACTGACCCTTGATGATGGCAGAGAAGTTTCTCTCGCCGACGTAAGTTTCGCATCCTGA
- a CDS encoding flagellar hook protein FlgE, whose product MGITSSLYTGISGLNVNSQATSVVSNNLANSSTVGYKSTYATFEDVFYSAITTGGGLSQVGNGAGVASINTDYTQGSYETSSSSTNVAINGDGYYIVVDPDNGATSYSRAGNFDFDKDGYLVDPYGNMVQGWEVKEGSASGSLTNIQLDQSQSPPNATSAVRTSMNLNSQSTDKAITANPYTSEFELYDGTSSPALDSSRYSYSSTMTIYDENGSAHDLTFYMDPVNTDSDGNIVWEYVVACDPNEDQRTFGGTDMNTTSGAGLLMTGTLTFNSEGKLTSQSAFTLSDTPTSTDPKDPANWELASFSDSGVPEMNVNFTGSTTGQDLAFSFGMSNPNSSVGSNGGWSTSSTISTLADVTATTDYSDLPSFNSIELATGATTSYSDSSSATYSTSQDGYATGSLLSVSVDKNGIISGAYSNNQTIELYQFALADFTNPGGLVANGNNLFSATTDSGDAVIGTAGSGGFGKIVSNSLESSNVDLAAEMTKLIIIQAAYSANSKVVTTADSMLTTAIGLKR is encoded by the coding sequence ATGGGAATCACCAGTTCGTTATATACCGGCATATCCGGCCTCAATGTTAACAGTCAGGCCACTTCAGTTGTGAGTAATAACTTAGCTAACTCAAGTACCGTCGGGTACAAAAGTACATATGCAACATTTGAAGATGTTTTCTATTCCGCCATTACTACCGGCGGAGGATTGAGTCAGGTTGGTAACGGAGCAGGAGTAGCTTCTATTAATACTGATTATACGCAAGGATCATATGAAACATCCAGCTCATCTACCAATGTAGCAATAAACGGTGACGGATATTATATAGTTGTTGATCCTGATAACGGAGCAACTTCATATTCAAGAGCCGGAAATTTTGATTTTGATAAAGACGGCTACCTTGTAGATCCATATGGCAACATGGTTCAAGGGTGGGAAGTTAAAGAGGGTTCTGCCTCAGGTTCGCTTACTAACATTCAACTTGACCAGTCACAATCTCCTCCAAATGCAACAAGTGCAGTCCGTACTTCCATGAATCTTAATTCTCAAAGTACAGACAAAGCTATAACCGCAAACCCGTACACTTCTGAATTTGAACTATATGACGGAACATCATCACCGGCATTGGATTCATCCAGATACAGCTATTCATCAACTATGACCATTTATGATGAAAACGGCTCAGCGCATGATCTCACTTTTTATATGGACCCTGTAAATACCGATTCAGACGGAAATATAGTCTGGGAATATGTTGTAGCATGCGATCCTAATGAAGATCAGCGCACATTCGGTGGAACCGATATGAATACCACCAGTGGAGCCGGACTGCTGATGACCGGAACTTTAACTTTCAACTCAGAAGGTAAATTGACATCACAGTCTGCCTTCACCCTTTCAGACACACCAACCTCCACTGACCCGAAAGATCCGGCAAACTGGGAACTGGCATCATTTAGTGATTCAGGTGTTCCTGAAATGAATGTTAACTTCACAGGAAGCACAACCGGACAAGATCTCGCTTTCAGCTTCGGAATGTCCAATCCGAATTCTTCAGTCGGGTCTAACGGAGGATGGTCTACGAGTTCAACAATAAGCACATTAGCAGATGTTACCGCTACAACAGATTATTCTGATTTACCTTCTTTTAACTCAATCGAGTTAGCGACAGGCGCAACAACCAGTTACAGTGACAGCTCTTCTGCGACTTACAGTACCAGTCAGGACGGCTACGCCACAGGTTCACTGCTTTCAGTGAGTGTTGATAAAAACGGTATTATCAGTGGGGCTTATTCAAACAATCAAACCATTGAATTATACCAATTCGCCCTTGCCGATTTCACCAACCCCGGCGGTCTTGTCGCAAACGGAAACAATCTGTTTTCAGCTACAACTGACTCCGGAGACGCTGTTATCGGAACAGCCGGATCAGGCGGTTTCGGAAAAATTGTTTCAAACTCACTTGAATCCTCGAACGTCGACTTAGCTGCTGAAATGACCAAATTAATTATTATTCAGGCTGCATATTCAGCCAACAGTAAGGTTGTAACTACAGCGGATTCAATGCTGACTACGGCAATAGGTCTTAAACGCTAA
- a CDS encoding flagellin translates to MSLVINNNTMANSAAQHLNDAYGALGSSTEKMSSGLRINSSADDAAGLAVRELMRSDISTLSQGVKNANDGISMIQTADGALSVVDEKLIRMKELAEQAATGTYTSDQRALIDQEYQAMASEITRIASATDFNGIHLLNGNLSSDTAMVIHFGTGNDSAEDKYNVKIGNCTASSLGIGNASAKNAGYTVSTQVQAQAALEALDQAITSKDKIRANLGALENRLDATISNLETQGTNLQSAESQISDVDVATEMTNYSKQQVITQAGVAMLSQANSLPQMALQLIS, encoded by the coding sequence ATGTCTTTAGTAATCAACAACAACACAATGGCTAATTCTGCAGCTCAACATCTTAATGATGCATACGGAGCACTCGGCTCATCAACAGAAAAAATGTCTTCAGGTCTAAGAATCAACTCTTCGGCAGATGATGCCGCAGGGCTGGCTGTTCGCGAACTCATGCGGTCTGACATTTCCACACTCAGTCAGGGTGTTAAGAATGCGAATGACGGTATTTCAATGATTCAAACCGCTGACGGTGCTCTTTCTGTTGTGGATGAAAAGCTTATTCGTATGAAGGAACTTGCTGAACAGGCCGCAACCGGTACGTATACCAGTGATCAGCGTGCACTGATTGATCAGGAATATCAGGCAATGGCATCGGAAATAACCCGTATCGCAAGTGCTACTGACTTTAACGGAATCCACTTATTAAATGGTAATCTAAGCAGTGATACTGCTATGGTTATTCATTTCGGAACCGGTAATGATTCCGCTGAAGATAAGTACAATGTCAAAATAGGCAACTGCACAGCTTCATCTCTCGGAATCGGTAATGCCAGTGCGAAGAATGCCGGATACACGGTTTCTACCCAGGTACAAGCGCAGGCAGCATTAGAAGCACTTGATCAGGCCATTACCTCAAAGGATAAGATCAGAGCTAATCTCGGCGCACTTGAAAACAGACTTGACGCAACAATATCCAACTTGGAGACTCAGGGAACAAATCTTCAGTCTGCTGAATCTCAGATTTCAGATGTGGATGTTGCAACCGAAATGACCAATTACTCAAAGCAGCAGGTCATTACTCAGGCTGGTGTGGCAATGCTTTCACAAGCCAACTCACTACCGCAGATGGCTCTTCAGCTAATCAGCTAA
- a CDS encoding 4Fe-4S dicluster domain-containing protein, with the protein MLKIHYSLESDVQNVIHDIAAPSEINIQVRNLVLKAKKGQSVARGDMIAEHPSKFGGAYHASVSGKATKVNYHHLTIECDHKENSVEPVDVKSMGPGKDLQRTLQELGIDVAPLSSRCGQLIINGLNPEPGIFVAELLLECENDILEVGLNIVKSLVHPVHTKLAVAKKTSATLSGTESVFVKPKYPNSLNALVIKAVTGKEFCDDTKIMSIMDIYNIGLVAKTGLPVTDTIMTISGHNYRVPFGTPIRHLLNELDMTVKSGDKVVLGGPFRGEAVYSLDEGVKKGDHGLFIISTGQFPSVEDATCINCGECVLSCPARILPNMISRYAEYERFEMAEKYDLHSCFECGLCSFNCTVRRPILQYIRFAKDQLRISGKAE; encoded by the coding sequence ATGCTTAAGATTCACTACTCACTCGAATCCGATGTCCAAAATGTAATACACGACATTGCCGCGCCTTCTGAAATTAATATTCAGGTGCGCAATCTTGTTCTTAAAGCTAAAAAAGGACAGAGCGTTGCCCGCGGCGATATGATTGCTGAACATCCGTCCAAATTCGGCGGCGCGTATCATGCTTCTGTTTCCGGCAAGGCGACAAAAGTCAATTACCATCACCTGACTATAGAGTGTGACCACAAAGAGAACTCAGTTGAACCTGTTGATGTTAAATCCATGGGACCGGGAAAGGATCTGCAGCGCACTTTGCAGGAACTTGGTATTGATGTCGCCCCTCTTAGTTCACGTTGCGGTCAGTTGATTATTAACGGGCTTAACCCTGAACCGGGCATTTTTGTAGCTGAACTGCTGCTTGAATGTGAAAACGATATTCTTGAAGTCGGATTGAATATTGTTAAATCGCTTGTTCATCCGGTGCATACAAAGCTTGCGGTGGCTAAAAAAACATCAGCTACTCTTTCCGGAACCGAATCTGTTTTTGTCAAACCTAAGTATCCTAATTCGCTTAATGCTCTTGTAATTAAAGCTGTCACCGGAAAGGAATTCTGCGACGACACCAAAATTATGAGCATCATGGATATCTATAATATAGGGCTTGTTGCTAAGACCGGTCTGCCTGTGACTGACACAATTATGACCATTAGCGGACATAATTATCGCGTGCCTTTTGGAACACCTATCCGTCATTTGCTTAATGAATTGGATATGACTGTTAAATCCGGTGACAAAGTTGTTCTCGGCGGACCTTTCCGCGGAGAGGCTGTCTATAGTCTGGATGAAGGCGTGAAGAAGGGCGATCATGGATTGTTTATTATCTCTACAGGGCAATTCCCTTCAGTAGAAGATGCAACATGTATCAACTGCGGTGAGTGCGTGCTTAGCTGTCCGGCTCGGATTCTTCCTAATATGATCAGCCGTTATGCGGAGTATGAAAGATTCGAAATGGCTGAGAAGTATGACTTACACAGTTGTTTTGAATGCGGCTTATGCTCTTTTAACTGTACGGTCAGACGACCTATTTTGCAATATATCCGTTTTGCCAAGGATCAGCTCAGGATCAGCGGTAAGGCTGAATAG
- a CDS encoding CHASE sensor domain-containing protein — translation MTGFQSSLGRKIGAAILGTTIFAIILSMTLTIASFFHSYRQATIQKTNGLAQIMATSTISALDFNDKESATEVLDSLSLIPNVVGATIFTPTGGVFAFFGSKATTFPELKVEPEINFNSFSVIQPIKSGEELLGYLIIDGTFSDQSELVYHIAATSALILIIVLGIGVIVANYFRKKITQPIGQLTDAVRDISIRKDYSKRVAYKSQDEIGYLVSEFNSMLGKIELRDSWLNSHREMLETIVAQRTKELRAKQKQLKDKNSQLVKQIHERRTAEMIREEVERINRHDLKSSLNLVIGYPELLLNKGNLTPEQSKYIKRIASAGYRMLDMIQFHLDIFKMEQGIYSLRTMPVDLVELLCSLEEEMSLLLTQEEVSLSITMNGEEISGTEEITIIGEMVLLRTMFRNLIKNAIEGSVKGDVVSISIERDLYTVVSIKNSLPVPEEVRDRFFNKYVSVGKEDGTGLGTYSAQLIAKTHNAEISMETSDESGTVVSAKFETDISES, via the coding sequence ATGACCGGTTTCCAAAGCAGCCTCGGGCGCAAAATAGGAGCGGCAATTCTTGGGACAACCATTTTCGCTATTATTTTATCCATGACTCTCACTATTGCATCATTTTTCCACTCATACAGGCAGGCCACTATTCAGAAGACCAATGGTCTGGCTCAAATAATGGCGACTTCCACTATTTCAGCATTAGATTTTAATGACAAAGAATCAGCCACAGAAGTTTTAGATTCACTTTCATTAATACCAAATGTTGTCGGAGCTACAATATTTACTCCTACTGGTGGAGTTTTTGCATTTTTCGGAAGCAAAGCAACCACCTTTCCTGAGTTAAAAGTAGAACCGGAGATAAATTTTAATTCATTCTCTGTAATTCAGCCAATCAAATCCGGAGAAGAATTATTAGGATATTTGATCATTGACGGAACCTTCTCTGATCAAAGTGAATTGGTATATCATATTGCGGCAACTTCTGCGTTGATACTTATAATAGTCCTCGGGATAGGTGTTATTGTCGCGAACTATTTCAGGAAAAAAATTACGCAGCCTATCGGACAACTCACCGATGCCGTTCGTGATATTTCAATAAGAAAAGATTATTCAAAAAGAGTTGCATATAAAAGTCAGGATGAAATTGGGTATCTCGTTTCAGAATTCAATTCGATGCTCGGTAAAATTGAATTACGTGACTCATGGCTCAACAGTCATCGTGAAATGCTTGAAACAATAGTTGCTCAGCGTACAAAGGAACTTCGCGCCAAGCAAAAACAATTAAAAGACAAGAATTCGCAGCTTGTTAAACAGATTCATGAAAGACGTACTGCGGAAATGATCCGCGAAGAAGTTGAGCGTATAAATCGTCATGACCTGAAATCTTCTCTTAATCTTGTCATCGGATATCCTGAATTACTTCTCAATAAAGGCAACCTTACTCCGGAACAATCTAAATATATTAAGCGAATAGCCTCAGCTGGATATCGCATGCTTGATATGATTCAATTTCATCTGGATATATTTAAGATGGAGCAGGGGATTTATTCATTAAGGACAATGCCTGTTGATCTTGTAGAATTGCTTTGTTCCCTGGAAGAGGAAATGTCCTTGTTGCTGACTCAGGAAGAAGTTTCCCTTTCTATCACAATGAATGGTGAGGAAATAAGCGGAACTGAAGAAATAACTATAATTGGCGAAATGGTACTGCTGCGAACTATGTTTAGAAACCTTATTAAAAATGCAATTGAAGGGTCTGTTAAAGGGGATGTTGTCTCTATTTCAATTGAAAGAGATCTATATACAGTCGTCAGTATAAAAAACAGCCTTCCGGTTCCAGAGGAAGTCCGTGATAGATTTTTCAACAAGTATGTTTCCGTCGGTAAAGAGGATGGAACAGGTCTTGGCACTTATTCCGCTCAGCTCATTGCTAAAACTCATAATGCGGAGATATCTATGGAAACGTCGGATGAAAGCGGGACAGTTGTTTCAGCTAAATTTGAAACTGATATTTCAGAGAGTTAG
- a CDS encoding YfiR family protein: protein MGLLGRYKFFFAAVITLFFFLYSSPVIAADAKITATKAQLRALFIKKIPKYVLWPEQAHFKESEKYTVAAIDKEELAPYFDKSESFKLVRWPADDCQVLFLDSSNPRVIAAILKQVKNKPILTIGQNPDFLRMGGIINLVESGSRMKLQVNICAARKAGLTISSKLLKLSEIFCGDHLE, encoded by the coding sequence ATGGGACTTTTAGGAAGGTATAAGTTCTTTTTCGCGGCAGTTATTACCTTGTTCTTTTTTTTATATTCCTCGCCGGTTATTGCTGCTGATGCTAAAATTACTGCTACAAAAGCACAACTGCGTGCTTTGTTCATTAAAAAAATACCTAAATATGTGCTTTGGCCTGAGCAGGCTCATTTCAAAGAAAGTGAGAAATATACTGTTGCAGCTATTGATAAAGAAGAATTGGCTCCGTATTTTGATAAATCAGAATCTTTTAAATTAGTCCGCTGGCCTGCCGACGACTGTCAGGTCCTTTTTCTTGATAGCTCAAATCCGCGTGTAATAGCGGCAATTCTTAAACAAGTAAAAAATAAACCTATCCTGACAATTGGACAGAATCCTGATTTCCTGCGTATGGGAGGAATTATCAACCTTGTAGAGTCCGGCTCAAGAATGAAATTGCAAGTTAATATTTGCGCTGCTCGCAAAGCAGGACTGACTATCAGTTCAAAATTGCTTAAACTTTCTGAAATTTTTTGTGGAGATCATTTAGAATGA